A single genomic interval of Salmo trutta chromosome 13, fSalTru1.1, whole genome shotgun sequence harbors:
- the LOC115206635 gene encoding extracellular calcium-sensing receptor-like encodes MSPWFTWLTPAIPLLLPWLVRDGVGMAQATVCSRWDHSVGLDDLGLSQEGDVVIGAVFPIHNLSPAPDLSFSQHPDLQSCVNFQEEPLRWVHALVFAVDEINRNPFLLPGVRLGYRVLDSCGQHPWSLRGALALVSGGNLRSWPSSDSHVPLVIGDASSTQAIILARTLGPLSVPVISYQASCGCLSDRLEFPNFFRTIPSDVYQALTMARLTWLLGWTWVGAIAADNDYGRQAIQVFEAAVRGTGVCLAFFETINRANLVRDVERAADTVEASTARVILVFLWYTDIGALLLELGRRNVTDRQFLASEAWSTSGQLLRNPALFNVSRGVVGVAIRSAPMPGFEAHLRSLHPSRRPGDVLLKELWETEFGGAETLEVVQSPFTDTSQLRVTYNVYLAVYAAAHALHSLLSCPHRDSPTWGTSFTCSPPHNISPAELLQHLNQVNFTTPLGEPFYFRGADVPAVYDLVNWQATPQGLLKLVTIGRVEGSNILIDQSAIQWNAGSNMVPLSVCSDRCPPGTRVARKKGEPVCCFDCIPCAEGEVSNTTGSLQCDHCPLEFWSNGNRTACVPRQLEFLSFNDTMGVTLTTVAVCGTVATAAVFMLFVYHRHTPLVRANNSDLSFLLLLSLKLCFLCSLVFIGRPSVWACRIRQAAFGVIFVLCLSCLLVKTIVVLAAFRSARPGAGQLMRWFGPVQQRGSVFLFTSVQVIICAVWLSISPPLPYRDLGLKGSKVILECEVGSVVGFSLVLGYIGLLASLCLLLAFLARKLPDNFNEAKFITFSMLIFCAVWISFVPAYVSSPGKYADAVEIFAILASSFGLLFCLFSPKCFIILLRPERNTKKHMMDK; translated from the exons ATGTCCCCCTGGTTCACCTGGCTGACACCGGCCATTCCCTTGCTACTGCCCTGGCTGGTCAGGGATGGGGTAGGGATGGCTCAGGCAACCGTGTGTTCACGATGGGACCATTCAGTCGGTCTGGATGACCTTGGTCTATCCCAGGAAGGTGATGTGGTGATCGGGGCTGTCTTCCCTATCCATAACCTCTCCCCTGCTCCAGACCTGAGCTTCAGCCAACACCCTGACCTGCAGTCCTGTGTCAA TTTTCAGGAGGAACCGTTGAGATGGGTGCACGCACTGGTGTTTGCAGTGGACGAGATTAACCGTAACCCCTTCCTGCTGCCGGGAGTCCGGCTGGGCTACCGTGTCCTGGACAGCTGTGGTCAGCACCCCTGGAGCTTGCGAGGGGCACTGGCCCTGGTGTCAGGGGGGAACCTCAGAT CATGGCCATCAAGTGACTCCCATGTTCCTCTGGTCATTGGTGATGCATCTTCCACTCAGGCCATCATCCTGGCCAGGACCCTGGGGCCCCTCTCTGTGCCTgtg ATCAGTTACCAGGCCAGCTGTGGCTGTCTCAGTGACAGACTGGAGTTCCCTAACTTCTTCAGGACCATCCCCAGTGATGTCTACCAGGCCCTCACCATGGCCCGGCTCACCTGGCTGTTGGGATGGACCTGGGTCGGGGCTATCGCTGCAGACAATGACTACGGTCGTCAGGCCATACAG GTGTTTGAGGCGGCGGTTCGGGGGACGGGGGTGTGCCTGGCGTTCTTTGAGACCATCAACCGGGCGAACCTGGTGAGGGATGTGGAGCGAGCAGCAGACACGGTCGAGGCCTCGACAGCACGTGTGATCCTAGTCTTCCTCTGGTACACTGACATAGGGGCGTTACTCCTGGAGCTGGGGAGGAGAAACGTGACGGACAGGCAGTTTCTGGCCAGTGAGGCATGGAGCACCAGCGGACAACTGCTACGGAACCCCGCCCTCTTTAATGTCTCTCGGGGCGTTGTGGGTGTGGCTATCCGTAGTGCACCTATGCCTGGCTTTGAGGCCCACCTTCGAAGTCTCCACCCCTCTCGTCGTCCCGGAGATGTGCTGTTGAAGGAACTCTGGGAAACGGAGTTTGG TggggcagagactctggaggtgGTGCAGAGCCCTTTCACAGATACCTCTCAGCTGAGAGTAACCTATAATGTGTACCTGGCTGTGTATGCTGCAGCCCATGCTCTCCACAGCCTGCTGTCCTGCCCCCACAGAGACAGCCCTACCTGGGGCACCAGCTTCACCTGCTCCCCTCCTCACAACATCAGCCCAgcagag CTGTTGCAGCACCTGAACCAGGTTAACTTCACCACTCCACTTGGGGAGCCGTTTTATTTCCGGGGAGCGGACGTCCCTGCTGTCTACGACCTTGTGAACTGGCAGGCCACGCCCCAAGGGTTGCTCAAACTTGTCACGATTGGCCGAGTAGAGGGGTCCAATATCCTCATCGACCAATCAGCCATCCAGTGGAACGCAGGATCTAATATG GTACCTCTGTCAGTGTGCAGTGACAGATGTCCCCCAGGCACCCGTGTAGCCAGGAAGAAGGGGGAGCCTGTCTGCTGCTTCGACTGTATCCCCTGTGCTGAGGGAGAGGTCAGCAACACCACAG GCTCTCTACAATGTGACCACTGTCCTCTGGAGTTCTGGTCCAACGGCAATCGGACTGCCTGCGTCCCTCGTCAGCTCGAGTTCCTCTCCTTCAACGACACCATGGGCGTCACCCTGACCACTGTTGCCGTGTGCGGCACTGTGGCAACAGCGGCTGTGTTTATGCTCTTTGTGTACCACCGCCACACCCCTCTG GTGCGGGCCAACAACTCAGACCTGAGTTTCCTGCTTCTCCTGTCACTCAAGCTCTGCTTCCTGTGTTCGTTGGTGTTCATTGGGCGTCCCTCGGTGTGGGCGTGTCGGATCCGCCAGGCGGCGTTTGGGGTCATCTTcgtgctctgtctctcctgcctCCTTGTCAAGACCATCGTGGTTCTGGCTGCGTTCCGCTCAGCCAGGCCCGGTGCTGGGCAGCTGATGAGGTGGTTTGGACCCGTTCAGCAGAGAGGGAGTGTCTTCCTCTTTACTAGTGTTCAG GTGATCATCTGTGCCGTGTGGCTGTCGATAAGTCCTCCCCTGCCTTACCGTGACCTAGGCCTCAAGGGGTCTAAGGTCATCCTGGAGTGTGAGGTGGGCTCTGTGGTCGGCTTCTCTCTGGTGCTGGGCTACATCGGCCTGCtggcctccctctgtctcctcttagCCTTCCTGGCCAGGAAACTCCCTGACAACTTCAACGAGGCCAAGTTCATCACCTTCAGCATGCTGATCTTCTGTGCCGTGTGGATCTCCTTCGTCCCTGCCTACGTCAGCTCTCCTGGGAAGTACGCAGACGCTGTGGAGATATTCGCCATCTTAGCTTCCAGCTTTgggctgctgttctgtctgttTTCTCCAAAGTGTTTCATCATCCTCCtgagaccagagagaaacaccAAGAAGCACATGATGGACAAATAG